A region from the Aegilops tauschii subsp. strangulata cultivar AL8/78 chromosome 5, Aet v6.0, whole genome shotgun sequence genome encodes:
- the LOC109762775 gene encoding uncharacterized protein: protein MVLDSTFSTERRACRFSRILIDGGSSINILYRDAMEKLCIKEKQLQPSRTVFHGILPGLSCSPIRKIKIDVLFGDKDHFRRELIWFEVVDLESSYHTLLGRPALAKFTAVPHYAYLKMKILGPKGIIVISGDYQKSVACAAASSRLAESLVIAEEKRLLDRVVAMACKQPDMSPNPQERL from the exons ATGGTCTTGGACTCAACCTTCTCAACCGAGAGGCGGGCCTGCCGCTTTTCCCGgatcctgatagacggcggtagcagcatcaacatcctctaccgcgacgcCATGGAGAAACTGTGCATCAAAGAGAAACAGCTCCAGCCCAGTCGGACAGTCTTCCACGGCATTTTACCCGGCCTTTCCTGCTCTCCAATCCgcaagatcaagatagacgtCCTGTTCGgtgacaaggatcacttccgccgcgagctgatctggttcgaggtggtcgACCTAGAGAGCTCCTACCACACGCTCTTGGGCCGACCAGCACTCGCCAAGTTCACGGCGGTACctcactacgcctacctcaagatgaagatacTGGGTCCCAAGGGCATCATCGTCATCTCTGGCGACTACCAAAAGTCGGTCGCCTGTGCTGccgccagcagtcggctggccgagtccctcgttaTCGCCGAAGAAAAACGTCTCCTTGACCGGGTGGTGGCCATGGCCTGCAAGCAGCCGGACATGTCGCCCAACCCCCAGGA gcgtctgtag